The following are encoded together in the Plasmodium brasilianum strain Bolivian I chromosome 10, whole genome shotgun sequence genome:
- a CDS encoding armadillo repeat protein, whose product MVNQNNGIFSKLTGLTFTLFKLNIENINEEIDENISPLEKAVLFGSSNLKCRKIIFMKDLMKLLNNINYENFKKYIYPLIVKLSDDNNIEIKNEICNKIGDLCAYLLQNNNDSDGCEDIIKLIFPILDKFIKSYDNKSIIGNVMKSLLILSTHINSKYRKNIIFPFILSLITNEEYKAIGFILLIKICHIFERDIIFSFLIPYTEYFFKKKDEEIKIYTSSYFYNICKMLKEEDLSRIFLIFKNMCNDENDIIKIINIYNCAHISSLYSKTLFFNFFVPLFNNFLRNGNLFIFYYSLINLLFFICIFEDINLIHPFYVHKIIFFFNNVFSSHLFTLNYLNETAKKKNNYFFLNITKDENTYIEGAETNEGIEKDIVAPIEDVNQEGFEVDKNNIDRTTISESLIGLANLVSKPSREFHPSFRSIKEDIAYTKEDKEGLIVDELINMNIMRIEKEVRSSSCSTTTNENHSVVPQKGEKRCSSINDNLLEREDIIIEGDLLIKRNYEINNLHEHLQDENKSEEANVKLNGKITTQSNGLNHDMITCNSSIKEERSKSSGEIATEENALIYPSKSEGEGVAVVTSEGCFEIKEGDVKVMDRVEIMKKAKGETYVKGEENEKEKDVHYSSSSGNEPNSSSSILIEGAGDICIEHNEYNIINGYYEKPQEVLEEKDINNNGIIKINEKVEEGGTLLIPSSSALLETSYSTSMLPSISASSNGMLSSSSIFFNNNLINDLIINNTHFCVSISQFFQIHGNDDRYGRIDNYHSVKRVETEEEEQKEEKKGVDGKNVGYMEGESRRNEFVHLNENDLTDIDNTFNHDKTIDINLIKGCYYNELELIKSSMIYGKIFLKKKKEENKNKKGNNDPINYDNNDDDNDIYNIGAIDFDSIKKKFFFDTPNNIIVSHNINAVYISALHIPMLILIFREYFFRFFSHVFFFICTYPYYFIRKIIASLFYDILHNLFDAKFLKINVEKLNKEQEKLNNLIRKEDNRMRRGKNTSSLHLSHSIKAENKKYRNDFKNVQRNEYTEIMHTFNNDYATYYSMKRIQNIKLVEDELNNECKENAYTDNIRGDKVVVRLRSASTNVKSRSNRLTERKKEKNNCNDTYKQEKETSKRGKKESIEIVREIKRKDIGKDNRENNEKDSKENNGEDSKENNEEDNREDNREDNGKDNGEDSGEDNGEDNREDNREDNGKDNGEDSGEDNGEDNREDNREDNWTDKRNINSEKNGTNQNKEKTDKFENSESYNKIIKRIQKQINANLYESDFFINEENENFFFYKKFLNKYENVYIKFIEKFKKYYTNDSLLFFFHFFIYYFLRDSNVLVKKAILKNYDKIISFFPCSIQKILMSYLFHVLEFKTLNYSLRRKVSKIIFRIVSKTDDARLCKDEVAAIRLYTSSYFYLFLIKGCPRLYNFFKGNGELLPVEEYKKDIVVTNENNYKLQSRSFTGGDEVSLIKTVIITFAKSNHFYDRQIFINMCDKIIHECPKNLFLLYFLKPFVILSDDKIKVVRITWETCVLSQFKKKRQLSNVSNVFEKLNEVYEKYGKAAVSKCNLADLSSSNNASIKTFDLHDLDD is encoded by the exons ATGgtaaatcaaaataatgGAATTTTTTCAAAGTTAACAG GTCTGACATTTACCCTCTTTAAACTGAATATAGAAAACATTAATGAAGAAattgatgaaaatataaGTCCACTAGAGAAGGCAGTTTTGTTTGGTAGCAGTAATTTAAAATGCCGAAagataatatttatgaaagatttaatgaaattactaaataatataaattacgagaattttaagaaatatatttacccattaatagtaaaattaagtgatgataataacatagaaataaaaaatgaaatatgtaataaaataggaGACTTATGTGCATAccttttacaaaataataatgacagTGATGGTTGTGAAgacataataaaattgatATTTCCAATTCttgataaatttataaaaagttatgataataaaagtatCATAGGAAATGTAATGAAATcgttattaatattatctactcatattaattcaaaatatagaaagaatattatattcccATTTATATTATCTCTTATAACAAATGAAGAGTATAAAGCAAttggttttattttattaattaagaTATGTCATATATTTGAGAGAGACATAATATTCAGTTTTTTAATTCCATATactgaatatttttttaagaaaaaagatgaagaaattaaaatatacacctcttcttatttttataatatttgtaaaatgtTAAAAGAAGAAGATTTATCaagaatttttcttatttttaaaaatatgtgtaatgatgaaaatgatataattaaaataataaatatttataattgtgCTCATATCTCTTCTTTATATTCGAAAacgttattttttaatttctttgtaccattgtttaataattttttaagaaatggaaatttgtttattttttattattccttaataaacttactattttttatatgcatttttgaggatattaatttaatacaCCCGTTTTATGTccacaaaattattttcttttttaacaatGTTTTCTCGTCTCATCTGTTTACATTAAATTACTTAAACGAAacggcaaaaaaaaagaacaattatttttttctgaatataACAAAGGATGAAAATACCTACATAGAAGGGGCAGAAACAAACGAAGGTATAGAAAAAGATATAGTAGCACCAATTGAAGATGTTAATCAAGAAGGGTTTGAAgttgataaaaataacatagaTCGTACGACTATTTCTGAATCCCTTATTGGTCTTGCTAATCTCGTTTCAAAACCATCAAGAGAATTTCACCCTTCCTTTCGTTCTATAAAGGAAGACATTGCATATACAAAAGAGGATAAGGAAGGGCTAATAGTGGACGAATTgataaatatgaacataatgagaatagaaaaagaagtaCGGAGTAGTAGTTGTAGTACTACTACTAATGAAAATCATTCTGTTGTACCacaaaaaggggaaaaaagaTGTTCGAgtataaatgataatttattGGAAAGGGaagatataataatagaGGGTGATTTATtgattaaaagaaattatgaaattaaCAATTTGCACGAACATTTACAGGATGAGAATAAAAGTGAAGAAGCAAATGTAAAACTAAATGGGAAAATTACGACACAGTCGAATGGATTAAATCATGATATGATAACTTGTAACTCCAGTATTAAAGAGGAAAGAAGCAAAAGTTCTGGGGAAATAGCGACGGAGGAAAATGCCCTTATATACCCATCTAAAAGTGAAGGTGAAGGTGTAGCGGTAGTGACCAGTGAGGGGTGCTTTGAGATAAAGGAAGGGGATGTAAAAGTGATGGATAGAGtagaaataatgaagaagGCAAAAGGGGAAACATACGTGAAAGGGGAAGAAAATGAGAAAGAAAAGGATGTTCATTATTCATCTTCATCGGGTAATGAACCAAATAGTTCTTCGAGTATATTAATTGAAGGTGCAGGTGACATATGTATAGAACacaatgaatataatataataaatggaTATTATGAAAAACCTCAAGAAGTATTGGAAGAAAaggatataaataataatggaatTATTAAGATTAATGAAAAAGTGGAAGAGGGGGGAACATTATTAATTCCCTCTTCATCTGCATTGTTAGAGACGTCTTACTCAACTTCTATGCTTCCGTCAATTTCAGCATCATCAAACGGTATGTTGTCGTCTTCgtcaatttttttcaataataatttaatcaatgatcttataattaataatactcATTTTTGTGTAAGCATAAgtcaattttttcaaatacaCGGCAATGACGACCGTTACGGAAGAATTGATAATTATCACTCGGTAAAAAGAGTAGAAACCGAGGAAGAGGAacagaaagaagaaaagaaaggtGTGGATGGAAAAAATGTTGGATACATGGAGGGGGAAAGTAGGAGAAACgaatttgttcatttaaatgaaaatgactTAACTGATATAGATAACACATTTAACCATGACAAAACAATcgatataaatttaataaaaggaTGTTATTATAACGAGTTGGAGTTAATTAAAAGCAGTATGATATatggtaaaatttttttaaaaaaaaagaaagaggagaataaaaataaaaagggaaataatGATCCTATTAactatgataataatgatgatgacAATGATATATACAACATTGGAGCCATTGATTTTGattccataaaaaaaaaatttttttttgacacgccaaataatattattgtctcacataatataaatgcaGTATATATTTCAGCACTACATATACCCATGTTAATTTTAATCTTTAGAGAATATTTCTTTAGATTCTTTTcgcatgttttttttttcatatgtacatacccgtattattttataaggaAAATTATAGCATCcttattttatgatattttacataatttattcgacgcaaaatttttaaaaattaatgttgAAAAGTTAAATAAGGAACAAGAAAAATTGAACAACCTTATACGAAAGGAAGATAATAGAATgagaagaggaaaaaatacTAGTAGTCTCCATTTATCACATTCCATAAAagcagaaaataaaaaatacagaaatgattttaaaaatgtacaaagaAATGAATACACAGAAATAATGCACACATTTAACAATGATTATGCGACTTATTATAGTATGAAAcgaatacaaaatattaaattagtAGAAGACGAGTTGAACAATGAATGTAAGGAGAATGCATATACAGACAACATTAGGGGAGATAAAGTTGTAGTTCGTTTGAGAAGCGCTTCGACTAATGTGAAGAGCAGATCGAACCGGTTAACCGAGAGAAAGAAAGAGAAGAACAATTGTAATGACACATATAAGCAGGAAAAAGAAACGAGcaaaagggggaaaaaagaGAGTATAGAAATTGTGAGGGAAATTAAGAGAAAGGATATTGGGAAAGATAATAGGGAAAATAATGAGAAAGATAGTAAGGAAAATAATGGGGAAGATAGTAAGGAAAATAATGAGGAAGACAATAGGGAAGACAATAGGGAAGACAATGGGAAAGACAATGGGGAAGACAGTGGGGAAGACAATGGGGAAGATAATAGGGAAGATAATAGGGAAGACAATGGGAAAGACAATGGGGAAGACAGTGGGGAAGACAATGGGGAAGATAATAGGGAAGATAATAGGGAAGATAATTGGACAGACAAGCGCAATATAAATTCGGAGAAAAATGGAACaaatcaaaataaagaaaaaacagataaatttgaaaattcaGAAAGTTATaataagataataaaaagaatacaaAAGCAAATCAATgcaaatttatatgaaagcgatttttttataaatgaggaaaatgaaaattttttcttttataaaaaatttcttaataaatatgaaaatgtttatataaaatttatagagaaatttaaaaagtattacaCGAAtgattcattattattttttttccacttttttatttactattttttaagagATTCAAATGTATTAGTTAAAAAAgcgattttaaaaaattatgataaaattatatctttCTTTCCTTGTtcaatacaaaaaatacttaTGTCTTATTTGTTTCATGTTTTAGAATTTAAGACGCTAAATTATTCGTTACGCAGAAAagtttcaaaaattatttttaggaTAGTATCAAAAACTGATGATGCCAG GTTATGCAAAGATGAAGTTGCAGCTATTCGCTTATACACCTCAAGCTATTTTTACCTGTTCTTAATAAAGGGGTGCCCCCGTCTATA caatttttttaagggGAATGGAGAGTTATTACCAGTAGAAGAATACAAAAAAG ATATAGTAGTAACAAATGAAAACAATTACAAACTACAGAGTCGTTCCTTCACGGGTGGAGACGAAGTgtctttaataaaaacagtTATAATCACATTTGcaaa gagtaatcatttttatgataggcaaatttttataaatatgtgtgataaaataataca TGAATGCCctaagaatttatttttgctgTACTTTTTAAAACCATTTGTAATCTTATCagatgataaaattaaagttGTTAGAATTACTTGGGAGACATGCGTACTTTcgcaatttaaaaaaaagaggcaGCTTTCGAATGTTTCGAAT gtttttgaaaaattaaatgaggTGTATGAGAAATATGGAAAGGCAGCCGTAAGCAAATGTAACTTAGCTGATCTTAGTAGCTCGAATAATGCGTCTATTAAAACATTTGATTTACATGATTTGGATGattaa
- a CDS encoding ADP-ribosylation factor, translated as MGILFSSVFSRLFSNKEIRILILGLDNAGKTTILNRLQLGEIVQTIPTIGFNVETVNYKNLKLQVWDLGGQSSIRPYWRCYYKNTNAIIYVIDSSDGERLISTKYEINMILKEPDLEGVLLVIFANKQDVKDCLSISQISKDLNLTSIRDRQWAIFSTSATKNLGITEALDWMVNNMK; from the coding sequence atgggaatattattttcctcAGTATTTTCTCGTTTATTTTCGAATAAAGAAATAAGGATATTAATATTAGGTTTAGATAATGCTGGTAAAACAACTATATTGAATAGACTACAATTAGGTGAAATTGTTCAGACAATACCTACAATTGGTTTTAATGTAGAAACagtaaattacaaaaatttaaaattacaagTATGGGATTTGGGAGGACAGTCATCTATTAGACCTTATTGGAGGTGttactataaaaatacaaatgcaattatttatgttattgaTAGTTCAGATGGTGAAAGATTAATTAGTACCaaatatgaaattaataTGATATTAAAGGAACCTGATTTAGAAGGAGTTTTATTAGTTATTTTTGCTAATAAACAAGATGTAAAAGATTGTCTTTCCATTTCTCAAATATCAAAAGATTTAAATTTGACATCAATAAGAGATAGGCAATGGGCCATCTTTAGTACAAGCGCAACTAAAAATCTGGGTATTACAGAAGCCCTAGATTGGATGGTAAAcaatatgaaataa
- a CDS encoding methionine--tRNA ligase produces MILYPHKYFSNTVKCMLAAHIYNFCVELCDDFFYTRSFDVEKSLIINKKPLLLYENNFISSTKAICFLFHRLRNENKKSVDEKLRLYLTWVEWSELLEKNIEVLNKNNIIESLDELELYLTENKNKDFICSGNGSDDGENKPSLADVFVYTSLKHSNIEICKESWVNISNYIEKLNNLTDIQKVIKNVENIYKFKNIYNLFISKIHEKNMNAYIKNEKFYITTAINYVNGDPHIGHAYEIVLADVIARYHKNIGRDTFFTTGADEHGMKIANQAARNNMTPKELCDMNVLKFIELNNILNVDVDYYVRTTRDEHKKIAQEIWNICEKNGDIYLGEYEGWYNVREETYVTENEAKLMNYMDLMNNVKLEKMKEPSYFFKMSKYQDRLIEYIHNNPDFIQPEQKRNEILQRLKEPLEDLSCSRTKFTWGIAVPSDSKHVMYVWMDALLNYYSSCFMNEEKVKYWPVDVHIIGKDIAWFHTVIFPTILMSANIELSKRVFSHGFVLAADGKKMSKSLGNVINPVEIIDTYGSDAFRFHVIKESKRGFDLRFDIDNLIDMCNSDLADTIGNLVQRTLSLCQLSNDSKIPPLFKEYNIDLPFSLLYFINRVEYYMKSFCVQKCCEKTVNVCKDLNKYLTDLAPWKYKDEDKNKKLHIIRIMLESIYFIAHYLDIIVPSISSQIFKKLNAPKKCIVDLNPWLNNLQEGVLINNDHILFKKFEVESAKIKIQKVIMRVCKITNIIKNEELLKATVCEIEVDHEKYPAVLYQPYQPNFVNTLTVAVLNIKPITINNVTVSAIIPHVHNELFSFSPQENIPTGTLVNAKNYKTLVKQRDNLTKKEVNSLELSIINSNCFFEKTIPMVFASPDGKPFYHATQKNGPLKFF; encoded by the coding sequence atgaTATTGTACCcgcataaatatttttcaaacaCAGTAAAATGCATGCTTGCTGCGCACATATATAACTTCTGTGTTGAACTGTGTGATGACTTTTTTTATACGAGGAGTTTTGATGTTGAAAAaagtttaataataaataaaaagccATTACTTTTATATGAGAACAACTTTATTAGTTCTACAAAAgcaatatgttttttattccatCGATTAcgaaatgaaaataagaaaagtgTAGATGAGAAACTTcgtttatatttaacatgGGTTGAATGGAGTGAACTATTGGAAAAGAATATTGaagttttaaataaaaataatattattgaaaGTTTAGATGAGTTGGAGCTATATTtaacagaaaataaaaataaagattttATATGTAGCGGAAATGGTAGCGACGATGGGGAAAATAAGCCATCCCTTGCGGATGTTTTTGTATACACATCATTGAAACATTcaaatattgaaatatgCAAAGAAAGCTGGGTGAATATTAGTAATTacattgaaaaattaaataatttaactgATATacaaaaagttataaaaaacgtggaaaatatatataaatttaaaaatatatacaatttatttatttcaaaaattcatgaaaaaaatatgaatgcatatataaaaaatgagaaattttatattacaacTGCTATTAATTATGTTAACGGGGATCCACATATTGGTCATGCATATGAAATAGTTTTAGCTGATGTTATTGCAAGATACCATAAAAACATAGGAAGAGATACCTTCTTTACAACAGGTGCTGATGAGCATGGTATGAAAATAGCAAATCAAGCAGCAAGAAATAATATGACTCCGAAAGAATTATGTGATATGAATGTGTTAAAATTTatagaattaaataatattttaaatgtcgATGTAGATTATTATGTTAGGACAACACGTGATGAACACAAAAAGATAGCGCAGGAAATATGGAATATTTGTGAAAAGAATggagatatatatttaggtGAATATGAAGGATGGTATAATGTTAGAGAAGAAACATATGTAACGGaaaatgaagcaaaattaatgaattatatgGATCTAatgaataatgtaaaattagaaaaaatgaaagaaccgtcttatttttttaaaatgtcaAAATATCAAGACAGATTAATagaatacatacataataatcCTGATTTTATTCAACCAGAGcagaaaagaaatgaaatattacaaaGATTAAAGGAACCATTAGAAGATTTATCCTGTAGTAGAACTAAATTCACATGGGGAATTGCAGTTCCAAGTGATTCAAAACAtgttatgtatgtatggatGGATGCATTactaaattattattctaGTTGTTTTATGaatgaagaaaaagtaaaatattggCCAGTAGATGTTCATATAATTGGAAAAGATATTGCATGGTTTCATACTGTAATTTTCCCAACTATATTAATGTCAGCTAATATTGAATTATCAAAAAGGGTATTTTCTCATGGGTTTGTATTAGCTGCAGATGGAAAGAAAATGTCCAAATCATTAGGAAATGTAATTAATCCTGTGGAAATTATAGATACTTATGGTTCGGATGCATTTCGTTTTCATGTAATAAAAGAATCTAAGAGAGGTTTCGATCTACGATTTGATATCGACAATTTAATTGATATGTGTAATTCTGATTTAGCAGATACTATTGGCAATTTAGTTCAAAGGACATTATCCTTATGTCAGTTATCAAACGATTCAAAAATCCCTCCATTATtcaaagaatataatattgatTTACCCTTTAgcctattatattttattaacagagtagaatattatatgaaatcTTTTTGTGTTCAGAAATGTTGTGAGAAAACAGTTAATGTGTGCAAAGATTTGAACAAATATCTCACGGATTTAGCTCCATGGAAATACAAAgatgaagataaaaataaaaagttacatattataagaataatgttagaatctatttattttattgcaCATTATTTAGATATTATAGTACCATCAATTTCTtcacaaatatttaaaaaattaaatgcaCCCAAAAAATGTATTGTTGATTTGAATCCATggttaaataatttacaagAAGGGGTTCTCATAAATAAtgatcatattttatttaaaaaatttgaagtGGAAagtgcaaaaataaaaattcagaAGGTTATTATGAGAGTTTGTAaaattactaatattataaaaaatgaagaattacTGAAAGCAACCGTATGTGAGATAGAAGTGGATCATGAAAAATATCCCGCTGTTTTGTATCAACCCTACCAAccaaattttgttaataccTTAACCGTTGCAGTACTTAATATTAAACCAATTACCATAAATAATGTTACTGTTAGTGCTATTATTCCGCATGTTCATAATGAACTTTTCTCGTTTTCTCCCCAGGAAAATATTCCTACTGGTACACTAGTAAATGCCAAAAATTATAAGACACTTGTAAAGCAAAGGGACAATTTAACTAAGAAAGAAGTAAACTCCTTAGAATTATCTATTATTAATAGTAATTGTTTTTTTGAGAAAACAATACCAATGGTTTTTGCATCACCTGATGGTAAGCCCTTTTATCACGCCACACAGAAGAACGGGCcgctaaaatttttttaa
- a CDS encoding translation initiation factor IF-3 — protein sequence MLFYSYFISKSFFIREYYLRTKLHDLGKINYERYVYYHITKQALYIFLENKYVRYVSNNTYERVPKKEVTAYKSIERAEPKEVQQHQQRNEQEHIIKQSGITKKETNKSGILKGEEMRSSKGKNDEMTLEDVKSRVKERIVPTYIEVDKVCNIMNKEGSINSIIYKNNYPYYNIDPSVKTKKIQIYYNCEMFDMDRKINKIKKFLLNGSPVDILLIYNSDATIRKKLNKKNKYREDENKKKHRNFSNFQTSNKITKFTESQKLKDTKYSLHIYFKINLILNHIKKISKVDEIFRHIQNSNNIILIKAYPK from the coding sequence ATGttgttttattcatattttataagtaagtctttttttataagggAATATTATTTGAGAACGAAATTACACGATttaggaaaaattaattatgagAGATACGTGTATTATCATATAACAAAACAGgccttatatatttttctagaaaataaatatgtgcGATATGTGAGTAATAATACGTATGAGAGGGTTCCTAAAAAGGAGGTAACTGCGTATAAATCCATTGAAAGGGCTGAACCGAAAGAGGTGCAACAACATCAGCAGAGGAACGAACAGGAACACATTATAAAACAATCGGgaataacaaaaaaggaaacaaaCAAATCGGGAATACTCAAAGGGGAAGAAATGAGGTCTAGTAAGGGTAAAAACGATGAAATGACTTTAGAAGATGTCAAATCGAGGGTTAAGGAAAGGATAGTGCCTACATATATTGAAGTAGATAAAGTATGCAATATAATGAACAAAGAAGGAAGTATAAACTcaattatttacaaaaataattatccTTATTATAACATAGATCCATCggttaaaacaaaaaaaattcaaatatattataactgtGAAATGTTTGATATggatagaaaaattaataaaataaaaaagtttttattaaatggtAGCCCAGTCGACATTCTCTTAATTTATAACAGTGACGCCACTATTAGAAAAAaacttaacaaaaaaaataagtataggGAAGatgagaacaaaaaaaagcatagaaatttttcaaattttcaaacaagtaataaaattacaaaatttacAGAATcgcaaaaattaaaagacaCCAAGTActctttacatatatacttcaAAATAAACTTGATATTAAatcacataaaaaaaatttcaaaagtAGACGAAATATTCAGGCATATCCAAAACAGTAACAATATTATTCTAATAAAAGCCTATCCTAAGTAA